A region from the Oceanidesulfovibrio marinus genome encodes:
- the xrtT gene encoding exosortase T gives MNARTRLLSALPSLPSLCIGLGAAVLAVHPLLWLTRTWTDPAYGSYGYLAAGLTCALFAWSWFSPRAATGSESMHASRLALALLLCTSVIRAAGQVLAVNIVAAASLAVDVYALGLLADLPRRKRAVSPGWLACAFVFALPLERVLQRCVGYGLQSVSAVGVGALLHTFVDAVSVQGVRVLIAGRDVLVDLPCSGARGLLNLLLFYAVLMAVRRPRVWQGAAGVVVALLGALASNIVRITLLSLGIAFPDAFFGVDVMAEPWHSMIGLASLVLGSLPVFAWVRFVRPKPVSEARSAARPLHPVLYRAAAVCFLMAAGFILFLPHRPVDVSAPSAPLTPPAHLRGEQGWPIPLLPKEAAYFRQYGGFAAKQQYGPYAVTLVRTSAPLRHLHNPDECLRGLGYAVTPLGVEERPIPTAVYRAVDTDGFAWRVGVSFVSGGRVATNVSEAVWRWLHEPGSSWLAVQRMVPWDMDPRQAHAWDRALMTALDIPMHQSTITVAAKHNF, from the coding sequence ATGAACGCACGAACCCGCCTTCTCTCCGCACTGCCGTCTCTTCCCTCGCTGTGCATCGGTCTGGGAGCCGCAGTGCTGGCGGTGCATCCGCTGCTGTGGCTCACGCGCACCTGGACGGACCCGGCCTACGGCTCCTACGGCTACCTGGCCGCCGGGCTGACCTGCGCGCTGTTCGCCTGGAGCTGGTTCAGCCCGCGCGCCGCGACCGGGAGCGAAAGCATGCACGCGAGCCGCCTCGCCCTGGCGTTGCTTCTGTGCACCTCGGTCATCCGCGCCGCTGGACAGGTGCTGGCCGTGAACATCGTGGCCGCGGCGTCGCTGGCTGTGGATGTGTACGCCCTGGGCCTGCTGGCGGACCTGCCGCGGCGCAAGCGCGCGGTCTCGCCGGGATGGCTGGCCTGCGCTTTTGTCTTTGCGCTGCCGCTGGAGCGCGTGCTGCAACGCTGCGTAGGCTACGGGTTGCAGTCCGTGTCTGCGGTCGGGGTCGGCGCGCTGCTGCACACGTTTGTGGACGCGGTTTCGGTGCAGGGAGTGCGGGTGCTCATTGCCGGCAGGGATGTGCTGGTGGACCTGCCGTGCTCCGGCGCGCGCGGGCTGCTCAACCTCCTGCTCTTCTACGCCGTGCTCATGGCCGTGCGGCGGCCGCGGGTGTGGCAGGGAGCCGCGGGCGTTGTCGTTGCTCTGCTTGGAGCGCTGGCTTCCAACATCGTGCGCATCACGCTGCTGTCCCTGGGCATCGCCTTCCCGGATGCGTTCTTCGGCGTCGATGTCATGGCCGAGCCGTGGCACTCCATGATCGGCCTGGCCAGCCTGGTGCTGGGGAGCCTGCCCGTGTTCGCCTGGGTGCGTTTCGTCCGGCCGAAGCCGGTTTCCGAGGCGCGCAGTGCCGCGCGTCCGCTCCATCCCGTTCTTTACCGCGCGGCCGCCGTCTGCTTTCTGATGGCCGCCGGATTTATCCTCTTCCTGCCCCACCGGCCTGTGGACGTGAGCGCGCCGTCGGCGCCGTTGACGCCGCCTGCGCATCTGCGCGGCGAGCAGGGTTGGCCGATCCCCTTGCTTCCCAAGGAAGCAGCCTACTTCCGCCAGTACGGCGGGTTTGCCGCCAAACAGCAGTATGGCCCGTACGCCGTCACGCTGGTCCGCACCTCCGCACCGCTACGCCATTTGCACAACCCGGACGAGTGCCTGCGCGGCCTGGGCTACGCCGTCACGCCTCTGGGCGTGGAAGAGCGGCCCATCCCCACAGCCGTGTACCGCGCCGTGGATACGGACGGTTTCGCCTGGCGGGTGGGTGTGAGCTTTGTTTCCGGCGGCAGGGTGGCCACCAACGTCTCGGAGGCGGTGTGGCGCTGGCTGCACGAGCCCGGCTCCAGCTGGCTGGCCGTGCAGCGGATGGTGCCTTGGGACATGGACCCGCGGCAGGCGCATGCCTGGGACCGGGCGCTGATGACCGCACTGGATATTCCGATGCATCAATCA
- a CDS encoding class I SAM-dependent methyltransferase, translated as MTSCKDFDALLKPGVTLGEAEPGILTALDPDNAANSYDAQGALAFYDSVACNPLFNRLVWGYRVSGLHAFCSELLASDTDGWFLDAGCGSLAFTARAYQESDRPVVLADQSLTLLRKAKERLERGSTGNSNIVFLQADVMDLPFRDSSFSTVMSMNMLHVLPKAETMIDEVMCVAVPGGSIGFTTLHRAGRWSDGYMRMWEKRKELVCRDESQLQAMFAQHGLNATIRTHGNMAFINVA; from the coding sequence ATGACTTCATGCAAAGATTTCGACGCATTACTCAAGCCCGGCGTAACGCTTGGCGAGGCTGAGCCCGGCATTCTGACCGCGCTCGATCCGGACAACGCCGCCAACTCCTACGATGCGCAGGGCGCCCTCGCCTTTTACGACAGCGTGGCCTGCAACCCGTTGTTCAACAGGTTGGTCTGGGGCTACCGCGTCTCCGGTCTCCATGCGTTCTGCAGCGAGCTTCTTGCCTCGGACACGGACGGCTGGTTCCTGGATGCGGGGTGCGGCTCCCTGGCCTTCACGGCGCGCGCCTATCAGGAGAGCGATCGACCCGTGGTGCTCGCGGACCAGTCCCTGACCCTGCTGCGCAAAGCCAAGGAACGACTGGAGCGCGGAAGTACCGGCAACAGCAATATCGTATTTCTGCAGGCGGATGTCATGGACCTGCCATTTCGCGACAGCAGCTTCTCCACAGTCATGTCTATGAACATGCTGCACGTGCTTCCCAAGGCGGAGACCATGATCGACGAAGTCATGTGCGTTGCCGTGCCGGGCGGCTCCATCGGCTTTACCACGCTGCATCGCGCCGGCAGGTGGTCCGACGGCTACATGCGCATGTGGGAGAAAAGGAAAGAGCTCGTCTGCCGCGATGAGTCGCAGCTGCAGGCGATGTTTGCCCAGCACGGTCTGAACGCAACCATCCGCACGCACGGCAACATGGCGTTCATCAACGTCGCATGA